One genomic segment of Mytilus trossulus isolate FHL-02 chromosome 4, PNRI_Mtr1.1.1.hap1, whole genome shotgun sequence includes these proteins:
- the LOC134715871 gene encoding 15-hydroxyprostaglandin dehydrogenase [NAD(+)]-like has product MKLKGKVALISGGARGLGRAYAEAILKASGKVCLCDIDSEEGFKTLNKFQKTFGNDNVMFVKCDVTDHDSFENVFKQAKRKFGVLDIVVNNAGLLTEDNVRKTMMVNSIGVIEGTQLATHYLSKESGGQGGVVVNISSTAGLTPVFYMPIYVASKYSIVGYTRSVAQNPANKERGMRYTCLCPAFTDTTMFDKKWSDEGEGPPPGVSEEEKKGALHLIEATGVNTVEEVVKGFMTLLEVDDNNGAVMTVTKKHGVQYRHGKPLSHKL; this is encoded by the exons ATGAAGTTGAAGGGCAAAGTAGCACTGATTTCTGGAGGCGCCAGAGGTCTTGGTAGAGCATATGCAGAAGCAATATTAAAGGCTAGCGGGAAG GTATGTTTATGTGATATAGATTCAGAAGAAGGATTTAAAACTCTGAACAAATTTCAGAAAACCTTTGGTAATGACAATGTAATGTTTGTAAAATGTGATGTTACAGACCATGATAGTTTTGAAA ATGTATTTAAGCAAGCAAAAAGAAAATTTGGTGTATTAGATATTGTGGTAAATAATGCAGGGCTTCTTACAGAAGATAATGTGAGAAAAACAATGATGGTTAATTCA ATAGGTGTCATAGAGGGGACACAGTTAGCTACACACTATTTAAGTAAGGAATCTGGAGGACAAGGAGGGGTTGTAGTCAATATTTCTTCTACTGCAG GTTTAACTCCAGtattctacatgccaatttatGTAGCTTCTAAATATAGTATTGTAGGATATACAAGGAGTGTTGCT CAAAATCCTGCCAACAAAGAAAGAGGGATGAGATATACTTGTTTATGTCCAGCCTTTACTGATACCACCATGTTTGATAAGAAATGGTCAGATGAGGGTGAAGGACCACCACCAGGGGTCAGTGAAGAGGAGAAAAAAGGGGCTCTACACCTGATAGAGGCAACAGGGGTTAATAC agtaGAGGAAGTGGTCAAAGGATTTATGACCTTACTTGAAGTTGATGACAATAATGGTGCTGTGATGACAGTTACGAAAAAACATGGTGTTCAGTATCGTCATGGGAAACCATTGAGCCATAAATTATAA
- the LOC134715872 gene encoding uncharacterized protein LOC134715872, translating into MIDISYDKILVKGLTSLKVSEQFVTVKINREKYNQSIFMTSFSVLLCLSLVCATQSYTEESNGCRFQIEDESAEYFTKWVKILQGMLAHIKFIFYHKPFNATDEVLFPDRWMWTFVPPGGGKFYISWPVDYFVYSFGLLDTHSLKYPVTLYVQTDPENCSILFGGNHTIHELSNALYNMSESYLFKLNDLYEYSYWCYITTNSKFRDSTWYMLNQYLGVPLQLFGYKCCRNFVEKRKAICDIRNENIWNIYQLLPYYIGIIVMAYFPLVVVKIGKHAIDSGEDLENSGTQLLSLDTKDTDFLFLKQRGPISISKLLFGLFGLGDRHPLLVSRIRRTLFVLLTPIIVYVFLLIYHGLGQDLIKEIVKHKIPCGFMSLLGGFTESRDLFLPMFGGPVISLILYNIVGMIVILVPVDLSKILELGLPPDTKPFSTLLMLDVATIEKFSKKQCRDFTRYRKVYSVMRGSIYMLINPVFLKFITLFHVRRWKSIMMALCSCCNMQRCLVFLVRVPLFIIYIFWCIVETLLLYIFYGFPIFLFIFSVVRGYVRYFKQSNRRIPVVSSMCAIILFPLCCLFYFFMLIIIILQSFTIIGYFIFFLYLSLIVFPSRSFGFIYFVIMFILFVHTVVKEFENEYQALLELTIKASEKLVKVKIVKELLDGKAKNNRGCCATECLALTNTIPLGMSYESLSIQYGFQNGEYMLYKGQVPGVRKDLFEYVIDKFRPVHIAFFHIIIQILCVQVLVLVSIIFISRYIKNFTSDESNEVLNVMSVVVVTMFPNLIRLLFVRLHNKNVRKRKVRQTVMDFWEKKKKFAIEN; encoded by the exons ATGATTGACATATCATATGATAAAATACTTGTGAAAGGTCTTACAAGTTTAAAGGTTTCTGAGCAATTCGTAACCGTGAAaataaacagagaaaaata CAATCAGAGTATATTCATGACGTCATTCAGTGTTTTGCTGTGTTTGTCTTTAGTTTGCGCAACTCAGTCTTACACAGAGGAATCGAATGGATGTAGATTTCAAATCGAGGACGAGTCGGCTGAATATTTTACGAAATGGGTCAAAATACTACAGGGAATGCTTGCAcatataaaattcatattttaccacaaaCCGTTCAACGCGACGGACGAGGTCCTGTTTCCAGACAGATGGATGTGGACATTTGTACCTCCTGGAGGAGgaaagttttatatttcatgGCCTGTAGACTATTTTGTTTATTCGTTTGGTCTACTCGACACGCACAGTCTAAAATATCCAGTCACCCTCTATGTTCAAACAGACCCTGAAAACTGCAGCATTCTTTTCGGTGGTAATCACACTATTCATGAACTAAGCAATGCTTTGTATAACATGTCAGAATCTTACCTATTCAAACTCAATGATCTTTATGAGTACAGTTATTGGTGTTATATAACAACAAACTCGAAGTTTAGAGACTCTACGTGGTATATGCTTAACCAATACCTAGGTGTTCCGCTACAGTTGTTTGGGTATAAATGTTGCCGTAATTTCGTGGAGAAAAGGAAAGCGATTTGCGACATAAGAAACGAAAATATctggaatatttatcaactccTGCCATACTACATTGGAATAATTGTCATGGCGTATTTCCCTCTTGTTGTTGTAAAGATAGGTAAACACGCCATCGATTCTGGAGAAGATTTAGAGAATTCAGGTACCCAACTGTTGAGTCTAGATACTAAAGATACAGATTTTCTGTTTCTTAAACAAAGGGGACCGATATCAATTTCCAAATTATTGTTTGGATTATTCGGTCTTGGGGATAGGCATCCGCTCCTTGTCTCAAGAATTAGAAGAACATTGTTTGTATTGCTCACTCCGATCATTGTGTACGTATTTCTCCTTATATACCATGGACTTGGACAAGACCTCATCAAGGAGATAGTCAAACATAAAATACCGTGCGGTTTCATGTCACTTCTCGGTGGATTCACAGAAAGCAGGGATCTGTTCCTGCCAATGTTTGGTGGTCCAGTAATATCCCTTATCTTATACAACATTGTTGGAATGATTGTGATATTGGTTCCCGTAGatctttctaaaattttggaACTAGGTCTACCACCGGACACAAAGCCATTTTCAACTCTTCTTATGCTAGATGTAGCTACTATAGAAAAATTCTCTAAAAAGCAATGCCGAGACTTCACTAGATATAGAAAAGTATATTCAGTGATGCGAGGATCTATTTACATGCTTATCAATCCAGTCTTTTTGAAGTTCATAACTTTATTTCATGTACGTAGATGGAAATCCATTATGATGGCTTTATGCAGTTGCTGTAACATGCAAAGATGCTTGGTGTTTCTTGTTCGTGTGccattgtttattatttatatcttttggtGTATAGTTGAGACCCTGTTACTGTATATATTCTATGGGTTTCcaatttttctctttattttttctgtcgTGCGAGGATATGTTCGTTATTTCAAGCAATCAAACAGGAGGATACCAGTAGTATCCAGTATGTGTGCGATCATACTATTTCCTCTGTGTTGtcttttctatttctttatgCTTATTATCATAATTCTACAATCCTTCACTATCATtggctattttatattttttctttatttgtcatTGATTGTTTTCCCAAGTCGTTCTTtcggatttatttattttgtcataatgtttattttatttgtacatacTGTTGTGAAAGAATTTGAAAACGAGTATCAAGCATTACTAGAGTTGACAATCAAAGCTTCGGAAAAACTtgttaaagttaaaattgttAAAGAATTACTCGACGGCAAAGCTAAAAATAACAGAGGATGCTGTGCAACTGAATGTTTGGCCTTGACAAACACAATTCCGTTAGGAATGTCTTATGAATCGTTGTCCATTCAGTATGGATTTCAAAATGGCGAGTATATGTTGTATAAAGGACAGGTGCCCGGAGTCagaaaagatttgtttgaataCGTAATTGACAAATTTCGACCCGTACATATAGCATTTTTCCATATTATAATTCAGATTCTGTGTGTGCAGGTACTTGTCTTAGTCtcaattatctttatttcaagatACATTAAAAACTTTACATCGGACGAGTCCAATGAAGTCCTGAATGTTATGTCCGTTGTCGTCGTTACCATGTTCCCAAATCTTATTCGTCTGCTTTTCGTGCGCTTgcacaataaaaatgtccgaaAAAGGAAAGTCAGACAGACGGTAATGGACTTCtgggaaaagaaaaagaaatttgcAATAGAGAATTAA